The DNA segment GCGGGCGACCGTCACTCCCGCGCCCCGGCGGGCGACCGTCACTCCCGCGCCCCGGCGGGCGACCGTCACTCCCGCGCCCCGGCGGGCGACCGTCACTCCCGCGCCCCGGCGGGCGTCCGTCACTCCCGCGCCCCGGCGGGCGACCGTCACTCCCGCGCCCCGGCGGGCGACCGTCACTCCCGCGCCCCGGCGGGCGACCGTCACTCCCGCGCCCCGGGGgtctgactgtatctccactgatgttaatgccGAAATTTACTTGTTCCTGCAGATGTTTTCCCTCAACAAATCGAAGGAGTCAAACTGATTATCAACAAAAACCTCAGCCGTCATTTTCAGGtaatccctccacactgtcccatcaaacactcccagggcaggtacagggttagatacagagtaaagctccctccacactgtcccatcaaacactcccaggggcaggtacagggttagatacagagtaaagctccctctacactgtcccatcaaacactcccagggcaggtacagggtgagatacagagtaaagctccctctacactgtcccatcaaacactcccagggcaggtacagggttagatacagagtaaagctctctctacactgtcccatcaaacactcccagggcaggtacagggttagatactgagtaaagctccctccacactgtcccgtcaaacactcccagggcaggtacagggttagatacagagtaaagctccctccacactgtcccgtcaaacactcccagggcaggtacagggttagatacagagtaaagctccctctacactgtcccgtcaaacactcccagggcaggtacagggttagatacagagtaaagctccctcgacactgtcccatcaaacactcccagggcatgtacagggttagatacagagtaaagctccctctacactgtcccatcaaacactcccagggcaggtacagggttagatacagagtaaagctccctcgacactgtcccgtcaaacactcccagggcaggtacagggttagatacagagtaaagctccctctacactgtcccatcaaacactcccagggcaggtacagggttagatacagagtaaagctccctcgacactgtcccatcaaacactcccagggcaggtacagggttagatacagagtaatgctccctcgacactgtcccatcaaacactcccaggtcaggtacagggttagatacagagtaaagctccctcgacactgtcccatcaaacactcccaggtcaggtacagggttagatacagagtaaagctccctctacactgtcccatcaaacactcccagggcaggtacagggttagatacagagtaatgctccctcgacactgtcccatcaaacactcccaggtcaggtacagggttagatacagagtaaagctccctctacactgtcccatcaaacactcccagggcaggtacagggttagatacagagtaaagctccctcgacactgtcccatcaaacactcccagggcaggtacagggttagatatagagtaaagctcactctgcactgtcccgtcaaacactcccagggcagatacagggttagatacagagtaaagctccctctacactgtcccgtcaaacactcccaggggcaggtacagggttagatacagagtaaagctccctcgacactgtcccgtcaaacactcccagggcaggtacagggttagatacagattaaagctccctctacactgtcccgtcaaacactcccaggggcaggtacagggttagatacagagtaaagctccctcgacactgtcccatcaaacactcccagggcagatacagggttagatacagagtaaagctccctcgacactgtcccgtcaaacactcccagggcaggtacagggttagatacagagtaaagctccctccacactgtcccatcaaacactcccagggcaggtacagggttagatacagagtaaagctccctctacactgtcccatcaaacactcccagggcaggtacagggttagatacagagtaaagctccctcgacactgtcccatcaaacactcccagggcaggtacagggttagatacagagtaatgctccctcgacactgtcccatcaaacactcccaggtcaggtacagggttagatacagagtaaagctccctcgacactgtcccatcaaacactcccaggtcaggtacagggttagatacagagtaaagctccctctacactgtcccatcaaacactcccagggcaggtacagggttagatacagagtaatgctccctcgacactgtcccatcaaacactcccaggtcaggtacagggttagatacagagtaaagctccctctacactgtcccatcaaacactcccagggcaggtacagggttagatacagagtaaagctccctcgacactgtcccatcaaacactcccagggcaggtgcagggttagatatagagtaaagctcactctgcactgtcccgtcaaacactcccagggcagatacagggttagatacagagtaaagctccctctacactgtcccgtcaaacactcccagggcagatacagggttagattcagagtaaagctccctctacactgtcccatcaaacactcccagggtcaggtacagggttagatacagagtaaagctccctcgacactgtcccatcaaacactcccagggcaggtacagggttagatacagagtaaagctccctctacactgtcccatcaaacactcccagggtcaggtacagggttagatacagagtaaagctccctcgacactgtcccatcaaacactcccagggcaggtacagggttagatatagagtaaagctcactctgcactgtcccgtcaaacactcccagggcagatacagggttagatacagagtaaagctccctctacactgtcccgtcaaacactcccagggcagatacagggttagatacagagtaaagctccctctacactgtcccatcaaacactcccagggcagatacagggttagatacagagtaaagctccctctacactgtcccatcaaacactcccagggtcaggtacagggttagattcagagtaaagctccctctacactgtcccatcaaacactcccagggtcaggtacagggttagatacagagtaaagctccatttgGAGGCCACCTTGAATGACCCTCAGTTTGTTCTTGGAGTTGAGTTTGATCTTTGAACTGGCTGGacatctctctttccctccctcaggCGGCCCACACAATCCACATGAGCCCGGTGTCCCCTCATTATCACTTCAACACCACCTACACAGGATCGCAGCAGGCCAGCAGCAACGAGGTAGGTTATAACCACGCCCATCGCGGACGGACGGCCCTGGAGGAGAGGCTGGGGGTGTCACATCGTGCGGTGCCGTCTGTCCTGCGTGTTGCTTTGGTCCCATGTCTGGAGTAGATCCAACACCTGTGCTttcttccatctctctctcttcgtccctctccctccctccgtctctttgtctctctctctccctctctttttctcccagTCACTCACTCGCTCGCTttccctccgtctccctccctctccgtcacattttctctctctccgcctctcactctgtctctccccctctcacgatTTCCTTCCctgcctctgtccctgtccctctccctccgtctctctccctcactccatctcttgtctctctccctctctttttctctcagtCACTCAATCGCtttccctccgtctccctctgtGAGTCGGAAGgattttggtccattgggattgtgtgcagtgggagtgaacgggaaggggtttggtccattgggattgtgtacagtgggagtgaatgggaaggggtttggtccattgggattgtgtacagtgggagtgaatgggaaggggtttggtccattgggattgtgtgcagtgggagtgaacgggaaggggtttggtccattgggattgtgtacagtgggagtgaacgggaaggggtttgatacattgggattgtgttcagtgggagtgaatgggaaggggtttgatccattgggattgtgtacagtgggagtgaatgggaaggggtttggtccattgggattgtgtacagtgggagtgaatgggaaggggtttggtccattgggattgtgtacagtgggagggaatgggaaggggtttgatccatttggattgtgtacagtgggagtgaatgggaaggggtttggtccattgggattgtgtacagtgggagggaatgggaaggggtttggtccattgggattgtgtacagtgggagtgaatgggaagtggtttgatccattgggattgtgtacagtgggagtgaatgggaaggtgtttggtccattgggattgtgtacagtgggagtgaatgggaaggggtttggtccattgggattgtgtacagtgggagtgaacgggaaggggtttcatccatttggattgtgtacagtgggagtgaacgggaaggggtttgctccattgggattgtgtacagtgggagtgaatgggaaggggtttgctccattgggattgtgtacagtgggagtgaacgggaaggggtttgctccattgggattgtgtacagtgagagtgaacgggaaggggtttggtccatttggattgtgtacagtgggagtgaacgggaaggggtttggtccattgggattgtgtacagtgggagtgaatgggaaggggtttggtccattgggattgtgtacagtgggagtgaatgggaaggggtttggtccattgggattgtgtacagtgggagtgaacgggaaggggtttggtccattgggattgtgtacagtgggagtgaacgggaaggggtttggtccattgggattgtgtacagtgggagtgaatgggaaggggtttgatccattgggattgtgtacagtgggagggaatgggaaggggtttggtccattgggattgtgtacagtgggagtgaacgggaagggggtttggtccattgggactgtggacagtgggagggaatgggaaggggtttggacccattgggattgtgtacagtgggagtgaatgggaaggggtttggtccattgggattgtgtacagtgagagtgaatgggaaggggtttggtccattgggattgtgtacagtgggagtgaatgggaaggggtttggtccatttggagtgtgtacagtgggagtgaacgggaaggggtttggtccattgggattgtgtacagtgggagtgaacgggaaggggtttggtcccattgggattgtgtacagtgggagtgaacgggaaggggtttggtcccattgggattgtgtacagtgggagtgaacgggaagtggtttggtcccattgggattgtgtacagtgggagtgaatgggaaggggtttggtccattgggattgtgtacagtgggagtgaatgggaaggggtttggtccattgggattgtgtgcagtgggagtgaacgggaaggggtttggtccatcggGATtgcgtgcagtgggagtgaacgggaaggggtttgatccattgggattgtgtacagtgggagtgaacgggaaggggtttggtccattgggattgtgtacagtgggagtgaacgggaaggggtttggtcccattgggattgcgtgcagtgggagtgaacgggaaggggtttggtccattgggattccgtacagtgggagtgatcgggaaggggtttggtccattgggattgtgtacagtgggagtgaatgggaaggggtttggtcccattgtgattgtgtacagtgggagtgaatgggaaggggtttggtccattgggattgtgtacagtgggagtgaatgggaaggggtttggtccattgggattgtgcacagtgggagtgaatgggaagggatttggtcccattgggattgcgtacagtgggagtgaacgggaaggggtttggtccattgggattgtgcacagtgggagtgaatgggaaggggtttggtcccattgggattgcgtacagtgggagtgaacgggaaggggtttggtccattgggattgtgcacagtgggagtgaatgggaaggggtttggtcccattgggattgcatacagtgggagtgaacgggaaggggtttggtccattgggattgtgcacagtgggagtgaatgggaaggggtttggtcccattgggattgtgcacagtgggagtgaatgggaaggggtttggtcccattgggattgtgcacagtgggagtgaatgggaaggggtttggtccattgggattgtgcacagtgggagtgaatgggaaggggtttggtccattgggattgtgcacagtgggagtgaatgggaaggggtttggtccattgggattgtgcacagtgggagtgaatgggaaggggtttggtcccattgggattgcgtgcagtgggagtgaacgggaaggggtttggtccatcgAGATTTCGCGGGACGATAACCGAATCTTTTGCATCCCTGACTGCAGAACTTTCCGTTGTTATTCGGGGAAATGGACAGTATGGGAAGTCTGAACGCCCATTGCGTTGTTCTGGTCGCAGACAGAATTCGTGCCAAAGCAGCGTTCCAGGTGGGTCCGCGTCTCGGGAAGGGTCACACCGGGATTGAGAAGTCGCCTCAGGCCGTCACATCGAGTCATGCACCGCAGATGGAGGCCATTACGCCCTTCGTGCCTCTGCTGGCCCttcgaaagagctctccaatcggtctcacactcccccgccccccccccgctctttccccctgtaaattttcccccttcgagtctttctccaattcccccttttgaaagttattattgaatctgcctccacctccctttcaggcagcgaattccagatcagaacgactcgctgcgtaaaataatctctccccatctcccccctctggctcttctcccgttccccttcaatccgtgtcctctggtcaccgaccctcctgcccactgggaatcagtttctccttattgactctctcaaaacccttcctgaTCTCGAtcgcctcgatcaaatctcccccgcgaccgtctctgttcccaggagaacgacccccagcttctccagtctctccccgtaaccgaggtccctcatccctggaaccattccagtaaatctctcctctgcaccctctctcaggccgtcacatctttcccccaaagtgcggtgccctgatCCGGACTGAATCCTCCAGtcgtggcccaaccagtgttttataaaaggttcatcatgacttccttgcttttggactctgtgcctctatttataaagcccggggtcccgtctgcttttttaaccactttctcaacctgccctgcccacCTTCGATGATTTGTGTCcctccacccccaggtctctctgttcctgcgccccctttaaaattggaccctTTAGTTTACATCAAGTGACCAgtctcacccatcacccactgtgctcgctggaccgacattggttcccagtccgggaacacctcaattttgaaattctcatccttcttttcaaacccCCTCCATGGACTTCgttgcccccccctcctccgagatctctgaaaccctcctccagcctctccgaccctcccagatctctgtaaccctcctccagcctctccgaccctcccagatctctgtaacctcctccaaccctcccagatctctgtaacctcctccagcctctctaaccctcccagatctctgtaacctcctccagcctctctaaccctcccagatctctgtaaccctcctccagcccctccgaccctcccagatctctgtaacctcctcaagcccctccgaccctcccagatctctgtaacctcctccagcccctccaaccctcccagatctctgtaacctcctccagcccctccaaccctcccagatctctgtaacctcctctagaccctccaaccctcccagatctctgtaaccctcttccagcccctccgaccctcccagatctctgtaacctcctccagcccctccgactctcccagatctctgtaacctcctccagcccctccgaccctcccagatctctgtaacctcctccagcccctccgaccctccaagatctctgtaacctcctccagcccctccgacccacccagatctctgtaaccccctccgaccctcccagatctctgtaacctcctccagcccctcccacccctcccagatctctgtaacctcctccagcccctccgaccctcccagatctctgtaaccctcctccagcccctccaaccctcccagatctctgcaaccccctccagcccctccaaccctcccagatctctgtaaccctcccccagcccctccgaccctcccagttctctgtaaccctcctccagcccctctgaccctcccagatctctgtaaccctcccagatctctgtaacctcctccagcccctccgaccctccagatctctgtaacctcctccagtcccctccgaccctcccagatctctgtaacctcctccagcccctccgaccctcccagatctctgtaaccctcctccagcccctccaaccctcccagttctctgtaaccctcctccagcccctccaaccctccaagatctctgtaacctcctccgaccctcccagatcactgtaacctcctccagcccctcagaccctcccagatctctgtaacctcctccagcccctccagatctctgtaaccctcctccagaccttccgaccctcccagatctctgtaacctcctccagcccctcccagatctctgtaaccctcctccagaccttccgaccctcccagatctctgtaacctcctccagcccctctgacccttccagatctctgtaacctcctccgaccctcccagatctctgtaaccctcctccagcccctccgaccctcccagatctctgtaaccctcctccagcccctccgaccctcccagatctctgtaaccctcctccagcccctccgaccctcccagttctctgtaaccctcctccagcccctccgaccctcccagatctctgtaaccctcctccaacctcctccgaccctcccagatctctccaacctcctccgaccctcccagatctctgcgctcctccaattctggcctcttgcccatctcccccgattcccatcgctccaccattggcggccgtgccttcagctgcctggggcctctgtgctctggaattccctccctaaacctctccgcctctctctctcctcctcctttaagactctccttaaaccctccctctttgaccgagcttttggtcacctgtccgaatatctcctcacGTGGCTCGAGGTCTGATTTAGGCTCCTGTGaagaacctcaggacatcccagaaaaACTCTTCACGGCCAATGACGGACTTCCTGAAGtgcgctcactgttgtaatgtgggaaacgaggcagccaatttgcgcacagcaagatcccacaaacagcgatgtgataaatgacccagatcatctgttttttttgttcagTGATGTTgttcgagggataaatatgggggcccaggaccccggggagaactcccctcctccctgctcttcatccaatagtggccgtgggatctttcacatccacccgagaggggggcAGACGGGGACCCTCCGTTTATTGAAATGACAGAATCTTTTCCAGCCAGTTGAGgggagtcggtgtgtaccccagggagagttagcaccttcagaaaatgaggggaggggagggagttggAAGGGAGAGGATCGGAGGGGatggggacggaggggaggggaaggaaatcGGAGAAGGGGAATCggaggagaggggggacagagggggaggaggacgggagggggagaggggtacGTGGCGGGGGGAAtcgcagagggagggggggggaatcgcagagggaggggggggaatcgcagagggaggggggggaatcgcagagggagggggggatatcgcagagggaggggggggaatcgcagagggaggggggggaatcgcagagggaggggggggaatcgcagagggaggggggggatatcgcagagggaggggggggaatcgcagagggaggggggggaatcgcagagggagggggggggaaatcgcagagggaggggggggaatcgcagaggggagggggggggaatcgcagagggaggggggataagagagggagggggaatcggagGAGAGGGTGgccagagggggaggaggacctgagggggaggggggtacatGGCGGGGGgatcggagagggagggggataagagaggggggggagataagagggggggggagggataagagagggaggggggataagagagggaggggggataagagagggtggggggataagagagggagggggaatcggagGAGAGGGTGgccagagggggaggaggacctTAGGGGGAGGGGGGTACATGGCGGGGGGgatcggagagggggcgggggatagGGGGCGGGGGATAAGAGGGGGGGaataagaggggggggggagataagaggggggagggggggagataagagagagggggaccgcagagggagaggggaatcggTGGGGAGCGGGatcgcggagggagggggattggagaggggggggggggaaatcggaggggagggggtccgaggtgggggaggggggggcggggggggggggggaaggcggacCGGAGGGGAGGGAAATAAACCCCTTTCTCTTCCCTTCCGCAGACGCAGCAGGAGAACTTCCTGACCTGGCAGTTCGACTCGGAATATCGAGGCGACTCCTTCACCGCGACCTTTACCCTCGGGAACCCGGACGTCATCAACGAATCAGGTCAGGCCCGCGACCTTTCACCCCCCTTCGACCCCCGGGGTTCAGAGctcggttgggggtggggggggcgacaGAAAGCAGATTCTTCCCGTGCgactttttttttttgccttttgcgCCCTCAGTGATTTTGGTCGCCCACTTCCTGCAAAGCGTCACCCGGAACCTCGTGCTTGGCGGTGAGATGGTTTATCACAGGCGGCCGACCGAGGAGGGAGCCATTTTAACCTTGGCAGGGATGTACGCGAGTAAgtctgacagtgaggggtgtgtcagagtgttacagcgagggggtgtggggtatatcagtgttacagcgagggggtgtgggatatatcagtgttacagtgagggggtgtggggtatatcagtgttacagcgagggggtgtggggtatatcagtgttacagtgagggggtgtgggttatatcagtgttacagcgagggggtgtggggtatatcagtgttacagtgagggggtgtggggtatatcagtgttacagtgagggggtgtggggtatatcagtgttacagtgagggggtgtggggtatatcagtgtaacagtgagggggtgtggggtatatcagtgttacagcgaggggtgtgggatatatcagtgttacagcgaggggtgtgggatatatcagtgttacagtgaggggtgtgggttatatcagtgttacagtgaggggtgtgggttatatcagtgttacagtgaggggtgtgggatatatcagtgttacagtgagggggtgtggggtatatcagtgttacagtgaggggtgtgggttatatcagtgttacagtgagggggtgtgggttatatcagtgttacagtgaggggtgtgggttatatcagtgttacagtgagggggtgtgggatatatcagtgttacagtgaggggtgtgggttatatcagtgttacagtgaggggtgtgggatatatcagtgttacagtgaggggtgtgggtgatatcagtgttacagtgaggggtgtgggttatatcagtgttacagtgagggggcgtgggttatatcagtgttacagtgaggggtgtgggatatatcagtgttacagcgagggggtgtggggtatatcagtgttacagtgagggggtgtggggtatatcagtggttacagtgagggggtgtggggtatatcagtgtaacagtgagggggtgtggggtatatcagtgttacagcgaggggtgtgggatatatcagtgttacagcgaggggtgtgggatatatcagtgttacagtgaggggtgtgggttatatcagtgttacagtgaggggtgtgggttatatcagtgttacagtgaggggtgtgggatatatcagtgttacagtgagggggtgtggggtatatcagtgttacagtgaggggtgtgggttatatcagtgttacagtgagggggtgtgggttatatcagtgttacagtgaggggtgtgggttatatcagtgttacagtgaggggtgtgggatatatcagtgttacagtgaggggtgtgggttatatcagtgttacagtgaggggtgtgggatatatcagtgttacagtgaggggtgtg comes from the Heptranchias perlo isolate sHepPer1 unplaced genomic scaffold, sHepPer1.hap1 HAP1_SCAFFOLD_863, whole genome shotgun sequence genome and includes:
- the LOC137319576 gene encoding mitochondrial import receptor subunit TOM40B-like, which encodes MGNRAAAERRRRLHNPGSFERLHRKCKDVFPQQIEGVKLIINKNLSRHFQAAHTIHMSPVSPHYHFNTTYTGSQQASSNENFPLLFGEMDSMGSLNAHCVVLVADRIRAKAAFQTQQENFLTWQFDSEYRGDSFTATFTLGNPDVINESVILVAHFLQSVTRNLVLGGEMVYHRRPTEEGAILTLAGMYASNLQWISTLNIGRGGVHGSYYHQANDQRPLPAKHRGEEVISEVQSRGTIQVCNSLP